In Lusitaniella coriacea LEGE 07157, a single genomic region encodes these proteins:
- the pgr5 gene encoding cyclic electron transport protein PGR5, which produces MFAPIVIGLRNQIGKAQFNQLRGKVIALHCKTITNFCNRIGVTPPERQKLIRIARDNGKSLGLLA; this is translated from the coding sequence ATGTTTGCACCTATTGTTATCGGACTTCGCAACCAAATCGGAAAAGCACAATTCAATCAGTTGCGCGGTAAAGTAATTGCCCTACACTGCAAAACGATTACAAATTTCTGCAACCGCATTGGTGTTACACCTCCAGAACGCCAAAAACTGATTCGCATTGCCCGCGACAATGGCAAGAGCCTCGGTTTACTCGCTTAA
- the sodN gene encoding superoxide dismutase, Ni: MLKKIAFQFKQWFPATEEVSAHCDGPCGVYDPSAARITAEAVLSMTKKLVDLETPSASDKAASIAYHNTFARYVAIKEEQAQKTKEDLLILWTDYFKPVHLEKYPDLHDTFLKAAKLCSSCKVEVSVQHATELLEAVHKIHQMFWETKNRDITWYKANP; encoded by the coding sequence ATGCTCAAAAAAATAGCATTTCAATTCAAACAGTGGTTTCCTGCAACAGAAGAAGTAAGCGCTCACTGCGATGGTCCTTGCGGCGTTTACGATCCTTCTGCGGCTCGCATCACGGCTGAAGCCGTTCTCTCCATGACCAAAAAGTTGGTAGATTTGGAGACTCCTTCGGCAAGTGACAAAGCAGCATCAATTGCATATCACAACACTTTTGCGCGATACGTTGCCATTAAGGAAGAGCAAGCGCAAAAAACCAAAGAAGATTTGTTGATTCTCTGGACGGATTATTTCAAACCCGTTCATCTCGAAAAATACCCCGATTTACACGATACTTTCTTGAAAGCAGCCAAGCTTTGCTCTTCTTGTAAAGTTGAGGTAAGCGTCCAACACGCAACCGAACTGCTCGAAGCCGTCCATAAAATTCACCAGATGTTCTGGGAAACTAAGAATCGCGATATTACTTGGTACAAGGCTAATCCGTAG